Genomic DNA from Vanessa atalanta chromosome 17, ilVanAtal1.2, whole genome shotgun sequence:
TAATGCATTCCTTTCTTCTATTTCCTCATTAATacgatgttttaaattaaagatatcaGTGTCTTTTTCGCTCATAATTTGCGCAAATTTTTGACTTTCTTCTTCAGATTTCTTTGTCAAATCGTTTAATTGATCCTGTAACCCATATCAAACCAAGTATTAAGGCTAGTAAAGGCCTAATAAAAGCATTCTAAAGACTTAAATAATCAAACTACATAGTTAGTATaactttcaaattaatttatttttaattattgtttacctGTAATGTTTCTATCTGTTGTTTGAGAAGCACTATTTTTGCGCGTTCCTCACTAAGCTGGACCTCAATAACATTTGCGCAAACCTCACTGCAtatagctaaataaaaaaaaatattaattttgaaagatttttacattacatcatTTTGAatctttttacataattaaaaaaaaaatggcacaCAAAAATGAGTATAACAAATTTGTTTCTTACAATTGCGATCAATATCAAGtaaatttatcacaaaaaaaataatctctatatataaaaactagttgtggcccgcggctttgctcacgTTTTTGGGTTTGGTTGTTATATGTGTGGCAAAAAAtttgcctatgtccttccttggagttcaagcttgcttcaaaccaaaattcgtcaaattcgtttcattagtttggccgtgaaagagcgacagacagagatactttcacatttataatataagtatagatgatatatattaactataatattcGATCAGCATTAGTTTGCTGAAACATGCATAGTATTATGCCTACTTTTTTTTCAACAGCTAATTTCAGTAAatgactaaaattttatttcacatacatacatatttgataACAGCAAAAAGCTGTTTATATATGAGGTATAAcgcttttgtattatttttttttttaaataaatatttatttataacttacaaGAATTATGTGGCAAAGACTGTACACTTGTATCTACATCATCACATTCCAGCTGACTGGAATCAAAGCCATTAAGACGGTTGTGCTGTCTCAGTTCCGTGACCAGCTCACGTAATGAATGTACTTGACTACGCTCTGTCTCCAATTCCTCGACCAGTTGCGAAGCGCGATTAGACTCTTGCTGACTTATAGTAAACCATTTATCTCGCTCGCGCTTCAGTTCATCCAACTGTAAATGTAAAAGACGATACTTAAACTAAAGTCTGCcgtttttagtttgttttatatatatatatatacttaacataACAGCCGTTTTTGCGCAATTGAGTAACAGACatacaaatttcaaatatataatattgatgacAACGTCCTGACATATTATAGTGTTCAAGTTTGTGCAAACATAGGTCTACTCTGTATTTGGTCACTCTCGACATGGGaggcaaatccgacacggccGGTAAAagttcaggcacaggaccaacggctttacgtacaTTCCGAAGGACGAGAGTACATAGTTCatacttcatttattatttgaatatcattaCCACAAGTCTACACTAGTTCAGATAGTAAAATCAGTAGTCCTTTGTGAAAGTACCACCAATAAATTCTGAAAATACTTTTGTGTATAGATTATGTTATAACTACAGAACCTTAATAAAATAGGGAATAAACATATATCAGAAAGAATATGTCTACGTTTTGCAAAGATACCtaccttatttttatatgtgtctCTCTCATATTGCACATCCTCCAACTGCTCCTGAACATTCACCAACCTCTGTTCAGTTTGCTCCAACTGCTTAAGTAACTTGGCTGAATTGTTGCTTGAAGTCTCTTCGCCTTTTGTTTCATTCTCTTGTCCACAGCAGGAGGATATCTTAGcctttaagttattaatatctTGCTTGTACTGCTCCTTGTCTTTTACTGTGAAttaattatacctatatattagcattagcagcccgtaaatgtcccactgctgggataaaggcctcctctccctttgacgagaaggtttggagcatattccaccacgctgctccaatgcgggttggcggaatacacatgtggcagaatttcgttgaaattagacacatgcaggtttcctcacgatgttttccttcaccgccgagcacgagatgaattataaacacaaattaagcacatgaaatttcagtggtgcctgcctgggtttgaacccgaaatcatcggttaagatgcacgcgttctagccactgggccatctcggctctatatattacctatatattatgttctgtataattatccaaattaaccataaaaaatcatttctcCTCATTATGATTTGAACATTTGACCTATGTCTGACCTATTTAATAAAGCATCTTAGCTCAGATATTAtccaatactaaaataaaaaagggaaataaaatttcattaaaaaaaatcactcacAAAGTTtctccatttttaaattagtccTAGTAAGTTCATCTTGAAGGTAGGTCCGATCAAAACGCTCAGCGTCAAGTGCAGCCTGTAACCGTCTTACTTCACCATGTAACGAACGAAGGGCTGGAGGAGTTTCTGCCACTTTATTGTGGTTCATTTCAGCAGCAGCTACATCCTGCCCGCAGGCCTCTAAAAAAACGCAGAAAAACTTTTACTATGTTCAAACTTATGCAATTtgtggaatatatatttttttaataataatttaattttgttgtatttataactataaaaattgacatagctttattattttttttatgtaggtaaACAAGTAACATCTCTGAGTCTGAATAGTTAAACAATAGTTCCTCTTATACATATGTGTAACTTTGTTCCATAAAGTTCTGCAGTTTaacttaataacaattttacacaaatacagtgtgtatttgtgtaaaattgttttattctattttataattataatagttttattctattttatatagtttatttataatcatctcTAAAGTTATTGTATGGAGTGTTATGAAAGAGCAGAGTCGCCTAATCCAAGTATTAGTAATATACTAGGTCAGCCCTAATGTTCATTAAtagattcataatatattaaactgaaatttatatattttttttatgttaaaaataagctACCTGTAATAGCTGCCAAAACATCAGACGATGTGATTACAGGACATTGCATTAAACATTTGCTGAATTTCAATATAGTTTCCTGATCAGCTGCACACAACTTATTACACATAGCACTCTTCATGTTCACATCTTTAGAAttaacacaaacaaaatatagaaGCAATGTTGCAGCCAAGTATATTTCTTCCTCGGTACGAGGTTCAACTTTTCCATTTTCAAATCTAAAAGCTGGATATTTTTCAAGTACAAAGTCCTCAATCGTAACTGCATCCAGAAGTGAAGATTTTGATTCATCTAAACTAAAATTTTCTCGTAAATGAGAAATTATATTCAGAAGAGAATCCACAGTTACTGTTAAATCTTTTTGAATCCTGTTATCAAAGTAGCAGTTAATCTGAAAGAAATTACATAATTTGCATTATACTTTTACACATTAAACTGACTGTATCTGCATGCAGCTAttccaaaaattattaaaatattttataatcaataattatatacccTTTAATGAAaagactttaaaattaataaaattaattacttgaaAAATTAGATGTAAATATCGTCATGCTACAAGCATttcaaaatatctatatttgaCCTCACGTATTGCAAATAACGCACCTGGCGTTTGTGCGgacggttaaaaaaaatgtaagacaAAGAAGCCATATGAGCGAAATTCTATTTACAaaccataaattttattataaagtttaaagtgaatatctaattaaataagagtaatactttttcaatatttacccAGTTTGCAAgtaatattttccattttcGTAACATTGTAAACTCTTTTAAATGAACCACTTTATTACAAGAAcacagtaattatttatattgatgctattgatattgatatcataataaaataaagcataaattataaatactataatacaaTTCGGTTAGCGAACTaatgatttgaaaataattgttcCAACAGTTGTTGTCACTTCGCCGTTGcagtttgaaatgttttttttttttaatgatcgcAGAAAAAACGTTCAAACTTgagtacaaataaaaactttttttgaaataaaaaaataataattaaacgtagctattagtataaaatactttatattattatagaatttatttttaattttaataaggataaaatatttgtaaattttagtatgttttaaaacatacttCACAAATATGGTTTGAACaaatcacagattaaaaatgtggTGAAAAAGAAATGCATAGaaatatgtaacaataaaaataatcttttaatttaaatataatgtatgtatttataataaaatgtattaaaaaaatggatagttaaaattaaaactcgtTTTGAAAAAGTCATCattatgtaaaaacaaataGTATTTGCAAGATCAAGAATGTGACAATAACAATGTCAGAACTAAAcgtatagttaaattaaattataattacttaattgtaTGTACTATGTagtataaatatcttatattcctatatatactaataagaataagaaaataactattaatactgagttgaaaatattacttttacaacatacatattttacacataAGTCAATTTTTTGTgagtgttaatattttataaaagaaattataatttaaataagtacttttatttatagaaaaacagTAAGTTAAAAATGTCACCAACGAGAGCAGCCggtttagtaatatataaaaaaagtaatcaaataataaattttcttttacttcAAACTTCATATGGAGAACATCACTGGACTCCTccaaaaggtatttttttctaatatttgaaCAATACTATAACAACTATTTGtagtaatagatttaaaaaataaagataatccTTTATTTTTTCAGTCATACAAAACTGGGCAAAAACTAGTACTAAAGTTCTTAGGTTCTGATTTCGTTAAAATCCTGACATAGcaggcaaatatttttttctttgtgatttacattatttaataattagatacttaaatttccttttatatgtaataactaaataatatttattaatatatattaattaatacttataatgggagtttttgaataattttgtgaATTCTAAAATGTTAAGGCCATGTTGATCCTGGAGAATCTGACTGGATTACTGCATTAAGAGAGACCAAAGAAGAGGCAGGCCTATCAGAAAATGAATTGGAGGTATAGTAGTGGAACATAATTTGCATAAAAAGAATAGAAaagtattacattacattaacagcctgtaaatttcccattgctgggctaaggcctcctctcccttcgaggagaagtatatttaaaagttaaaaaaaaatacacacaaattaaacttctttttaattattatagtaaaatatgtatagCATGTAATAagcaaataacattatattgaatCAGTAAAAcctttcatgtttttatttcattgttataatttttgcaGATATACAAAGACATTTCTAAAACCCTAAATTATCAAGTCAAAGGTAAACCAAAAGCCGTTGTGTATTGGTTAGCCCAAGTAAAAGACCCTGATCAGAATGTGATTCTGTCTAATGAGCACCAGGATTTCAAATGGCTTCCTTTAGAACAAGCTCAGGAAATATCAGGGTTTCAAGATATGAAGAATCTGCTTGCTGAGTTTCATGAAAAGGCTCTtaaaattgtgtaatatttgtttagttttgaaatgcaataataaattaaataataattaattaaaataaaaaacatcctgtaaaaagataattaatagtaattattttaaccatCACAATTTTCATTAGACAATGTAATTTCCCTCCTCAGATCATAAATTGTTTTCTAATCGCTTattctagttttatttcaaataaaaatgtgaatgaccttgcaagttttataataagataaatttatttacaataagagaaacagtattttttttatatattattggaaCAAGTTTCTGCTACAACATTTCTCACGAAAGtgtgaaaatattgtaatactttATATCAACTAGTACTACTACTAGTGTAGATAGTTATCAGATTGAAGATTTCATAGCTTGTA
This window encodes:
- the LOC125070406 gene encoding bis(5'-nucleosyl)-tetraphosphatase [asymmetrical] isoform X1 yields the protein MSELNKNSKLKMSPTRAAGLVIYKKSNQIINFLLLQTSYGEHHWTPPKGHVDPGESDWITALRETKEEAGLSENELEIYKDISKTLNYQVKGKPKAVVYWLAQVKDPDQNVILSNEHQDFKWLPLEQAQEISGFQDMKNLLAEFHEKALKIV
- the LOC125070406 gene encoding bis(5'-nucleosyl)-tetraphosphatase [asymmetrical] isoform X2; translated protein: MSPTRAAGLVIYKKSNQIINFLLLQTSYGEHHWTPPKGHVDPGESDWITALRETKEEAGLSENELEIYKDISKTLNYQVKGKPKAVVYWLAQVKDPDQNVILSNEHQDFKWLPLEQAQEISGFQDMKNLLAEFHEKALKIV